AAGAGTTCCTGTTCCCTGAAGTGGGCGCGGTTATGGGAAAACAGGGCACTCACTGTGATAAATGTCTTCTTGCAGCCGGAAAACGCACACTGGTAGGGCCTCTCAGGCTCGAAGTGGCTGCGCTGGTGGGCGCTGAGCTTGGCCTGCGTGGGGAAGGTCTCCTCACACACCTCACATTTGAATGAGTTCTCCTGCTCGTGGCCCTTCATGTGTGCTTTGAGGTTATACACGGTGGTGAAGCTCTTGCCACAGCCCTCTGCTGGGCAGCCGAAGGGCCTCAGTTTGTCGTGTGACTGCAGATGCCTCTTGAGCTTGTAGGAGGTGGTGAAGGTCCACCCACAACCACCCAGGGGGCACTTGAAGGGCCGCTggccctggctgctgctgtgtGTCAGCAGGTGCACCTTCAGCTGGTGCTTCTTTGCAAAGGTTTGTCCGCACTGCACCTCAGGACACAGGTACAGCAACACGCCCTGGCCTGGGCCTGGCGGCCCGCGGGGGCTCTCAACAGCCGCcgggccctcctcctcctccttgggaGCTGGGGCAGGCGCAGGTTCTGCCCGCTCCGCCAGCAGGAGGTCGGGCGGCAGCTCGGGACAATCTCCAGACTCCGCGGCGTGTGGGATCCCAGCTTGCGGGGCGACCAGACCCCTGGGCTGCGGGGCAGGGGCGACCCCAGGCGCCCAGGCGGGCGATGGGGGCGTGGCCAGAGTGAGAATGCCATTCTCCAAGCTCAACAGTAGGTTTTGGTTGTGAATGGTGACAGTGCCTGCGAAGGCCGTGGCAGGGCCCAGGCCTGGAGCGGGGATCGGGGCCAAGGCCGGGACTGGGGCGGGGATAGCCGACAGGCAGCTGGGGCCCAGCGCAGGGCGGCCCTCGGGGTTCGCGCCGCTTTCGCCCCCCAGGAGCCTTGGGCCCAGCCCGGCCTCCTCCCTCCACACGGGCCCTGTGGCCTGGCCAGCGCCCGCGGTTTCTACGTCTCCACCCACCGGGTCCAGCAGCACCAGGAAGAAGTCATCGCCGCCGCTCCCGCCGCCGCTGCCACAGCCGGTAGCGTGATCGGGCCTCAGCGCCAAAGGGCTCGGGCCCGGGCCTGGGCACGAGGAAGCCGCGCTGGCCTCCTCACGCCGCCGCCCGGGCCCGCCATCTTGAGGGCCACGGAGCAGCAGGAGGCGGCGCGCCGGGGCCTGACCGGCCCGCAAGTTAGCACCTCCGCGGATCCGGCCGCCACCCTCGGGGCTGCCAGCCCCGCCGGTTTGTCGCGTCCCGCGAGCCGGGAGCAGCCTCGGGATTTCCATCTCTTCGTCTGTGAAGCTCTCCTGGAACCAGAGCCGCGGAGGAGGTGCGACCCCGCCCCCTGCCGCGGGCCCGAACACGttcctgaaagggaaaaaaaaaaatgtactgcgCAGAAACAGGCCCTATCAGATATTAAAACGTGTTGAACGCCACCGTGATTTAAATATTCTTGTAAGGGTCTCTAGAACAGAATAAAACGCCCAGGGGCAGAGCCTCGTATACATAAACAAGTTCCACTGTTAATATTAGTAGGAAATCAAGGAGGTTTTCAGAGATACAAGGGAAATGGCAGTTCACTTCAGTAAAAAGTGCTGGAATGACTACCTTAGGTATCTATCTACTAAATGACAATATAAACTGGAACCTCACGGTATGTaccaaaataaacacatacaccccagtccctcccagtgcTAAGCATGGTAGTTAGCACTTACCATGTGTTAAACACTGTGTATTGGATGGATGGCTGGCTGGATTGATAGGTGACAGAAAATTCCTGAGAGAATACACTAtggaaaaggatgtctttttaaaaattttcctggaAACTTCCATATTCAGAACTGTCTTGAGCAATGTCCTCAGGAAAATTTGTCTCATCGTTAAATTTTTCGTCCTGCTGTTGCAGAGACTATAATGAGTAAGAGATGGGGTCAAAGCAGATTAGCACTGTTGAGCCTAGAAATGCAAGGCCTGGAGGATGAAGTAGTTTATATTGAAATCTGGAAGACCAAACCTCCTCCTGGGTTCTCCCTATAAGGTGCACAACATAAACCAACTCTTCGCTCTTCCAGCTGTGGGTACACCATGGTAAATTTCATGTCCAATCTCACAGCATGATGAGTGCATTCCTAAGCTTACTCTAGATTCTCCAGTACGTGGAGGTCTCTGGACAGCAATATTGGTGAAATGTGATAAGGTTAAACCCTAAGTTACTGTAGTGGACTGTCCTGAGAAAAAGGCACAGATGCCTTTTGCCTGACCAGTAGCCTCGGTGTGCCTGCTTGCAATTAAGTATGGTGGCCTAGTCTCACTGTAATGGATTTGGCCTGTGATGCCTAATGATCTTATCAATGTTGATGATGATCCTCCAATTTGTCAGAGTTGGGAACTGATATAAATATAGGGTGAATTATCTGGCAAGAGAAAGGTTTCAAGTGCTGACTATATTATGGGATACCTATagtttaaatgggcttccctggtggctcagtggtaaagaatatgccggccaatgcagaagacgcgggtccatccctgggtcaagaagattccctggagaaggaaatggcaaccctctccagtactcttacctgagAAGtcccatagtcagaggagccttgccggctacagtccatggtgtccgaaaagagtcagacgtgtctTAGTGACTAAGCGACAGTTTAAATAATCCCTTCTTTCCCCTCTTTTAATAATGGACAACTGCTGATCTCTTGATTAAAAGATCAAGTTTTTAATCCACAACAATTCAAACCTCATCAAAATTTCTACAtcacacatttttctttctattaaatttttggaggaaacttttttttttttttttaatctgaggcacagttcagttcagttcggtcgctcagtcgtgtccaactcttttcgactccatggactgcagcacgccaggcctccctgtccatcgccaactcccagagtttacaaaaactcatgtccattgagtcagtgatgccatccaacactctcatcctctgatgtccacttctcttcccactttcagtctttaccagcatcagggtcttttcaaacgagtcagttcttggcattaggtggccaaagtattggagtttcaatttcaacatcagtcctttcaatgaatattcaggactgatttcctttaggatgcactagttggatatccttgcagcccaagggactctcaagagtcttctccaacaccacagttcaaaagcatcaattcttcagcactcagctttcctaatATTcaaactctcatgtccatacatgacaacaggaaaaaccatagctttgaccagaaagacctctgttggcaaaataatgtctctgtttgttttttttttttttagatgtgttgcatttttaaattaatttattttaattggaaactaattacttcacaatattgtagtgggttttgccatatatttgacatgaatcagccatgggtatatatgtgttccccatcctgaacccccctcccacctccctccccagggttatcccagtgcaccagccctagcaccctgtctcatgcatcgaacctggactggtgatctatttcacatatgataataaacatgttttaatgttgttctctcaaatcatctcaccctcgccttctcccatagagtccaaaagtccattctttacatctatgtctcttttgctgtctcgcatgtaGAGTcatcgttactatctttctaaattccatatatatgcattaatgtactgtattggtgtttttctttctgacttacttcagtctgtataataggctccagtttcacccacctcattagaactgtttcaaatgcattctttttaatagctgagtaatattcc
The nucleotide sequence above comes from Bos javanicus breed banteng chromosome X, ARS-OSU_banteng_1.0, whole genome shotgun sequence. Encoded proteins:
- the LOC133243432 gene encoding zinc finger X-linked protein ZXDB-like; the encoded protein is MEIPRLLPARGTRQTGGAGSPEGGGRIRGGANLRAGQAPARRLLLLRGPQDGGPGRRREEASAASSCPGPGPSPLALRPDHATGCGSGGGSGGDDFFLVLLDPVGGDVETAGAGQATGPVWREEAGLGPRLLGGESGANPEGRPALGPSCLSAIPAPVPALAPIPAPGLGPATAFAGTVTIHNQNLLLSLENGILTLATPPSPAWAPGVAPAPQPRGLVAPQAGIPHAAESGDCPELPPDLLLAERAEPAPAPAPKEEEEGPAAVESPRGPPGPGQGVLLYLCPEVQCGQTFAKKHQLKVHLLTHSSSQGQRPFKCPLGGCGWTFTTSYKLKRHLQSHDKLRPFGCPAEGCGKSFTTVYNLKAHMKGHEQENSFKCEVCEETFPTQAKLSAHQRSHFEPERPYQCAFSGCKKTFITVSALFSHNRAHFREQELFSCSFPGCSKQYDKACRLKIHLRSHTGERPFLCDFEGCGWNFTSMSKLLRHKRKHDDDRRFMCPVEGCGKSFTRAEHLKGHSITHLGTKPFVCPVEGCCARFSARSSLYIHSKKHLQDVDTWKSRCPVATCNKLFTSKHSMKTHMAKRHNLRQDLLAQLEAANSLTPSSELTSQGQSDLSDAELVSLFSDVPGNNSSAAVLDTALVNSGILTIDVASVNSTLAGNLPANNNNSLGQAVDPQALMATSDLPQSLDTSLFFGTTAAGFQQGPLDMDDVSSLSAGPLASLSSLALKNSSQEPQALIPSSKLTVDTDALTPSSTLCENSVSELLPPTKTEWNVHPDSDFFAQEEETQFGFSNPAGNHGSQKETDLITVTGSSFLV